Proteins co-encoded in one Callospermophilus lateralis isolate mCalLat2 chromosome 2, mCalLat2.hap1, whole genome shotgun sequence genomic window:
- the Wdr31 gene encoding WD repeat-containing protein 31 isoform X2, protein MLILRCHLKHTPLPRASCGLCAIMGKLQSKLKHSSYKYRPDGIMEERIQTKSSQEYSPAHVDAVSAVAALNSDLCVSGGKDKTVVAYNWKTGNVVKRFKGHEREITKVACSPGSGQFFSASRDRRVLMWDLHEASQPRQQLCGHALAVTGVAVSPDASQLCTGSRDNALLLWDVGTGRCVERASVSRNLVTHLCWVPNEPYILQSSEDKTIRLWDSRGLQVAHMFPTKQHIQTYCEVSMDGHKCISCSNGFGGEGCEATLWDLRQTRNRIREYKGHFQTVASCVFLPRTLALVPAIATSSHDSKVKIWNQDTGACLFTLSLDGSGPLTSLAVGDPVSLLCASFNRGIHLLRVDHSRGLELEEVAAF, encoded by the exons ATGCTGATACTCAGATGCCACCTGAAACACACTCCTCTTCCTCGGGCTTCGTGTGGGCTCTGTGCCATAATGGGGAAACTGCAGAGCAAACTCAAACACAGCAGTTACAAATACAG GCCTGATGGAATCATGGAAGAGAGAATTCAAACTAAATCTTCTCAAGAGTATAGTCCTGCTCATGTAGATGCTGTCTCTGCCGTTGCTGCTCTGAACTCAGACCTTTGTGTCTCTGGAGGAAAAGATAAG ACAGTCGTGGCCTATAATTGGAAAACTGGAAACGTGGTGAAAAGGTTCAAAGGACATGAACGTGAAATCACCAAG GTGGCCTGCAGCCCCGGGTCGGGCCAGTTCTTCAGCGCCTCTCGGGACAGGCGGGTCCTGATGTGGGACTTGCACGAGGCCTCACAGCCCAGGCAGCAGCTGTGCGGCCACGCTCTGGCGGTCACCGGCGTGGCGGTGAGTCCAG ACGCGTCACAGCTGTGCACTGGCTCTCGGGACAACGCCCTGCTTCTGTGGGACGTGGGGACCGGACGGTGTGTGGAGAGAGCCTCGGTCTCCAGGAACCTG GTAACTCACCTGTGCTGGGTCCCCAACGAACCATATATCCTGCAGTCCTCTGAAGATAAAACCATCAG acTATGGGACAGTCGGGGGCTGCAGGTGGCTCACATGTTTCCCACAAAGCAACACATTCAGACCTACTGCGAGGTCAGCATGGATGGTCACAAGTGCATCTCCTGCAGCAACGGTTTTGGAGGCGAAGGCTGTGAAGCCACA TTGTGGGACCTAAGGCAGACAAGAAACAGAATTCGTGAGTATAAGGGGCATTTCCAGACAGTTGCATCCTGTGTTTTTCTACCAAGAACATTGGCCTTGGTGCCTGCGATTGCTACCTCATCACATGATTCCAAGGTGAAGATATGGAACCAAGATACTGGAG CCTGCCTTTTCACCTTGTCTCTGGATGGATCTGGACCCTTAACTTCCCTGGCTGTTGGTGATCCCGTCTCCTTATTATGTGCAAGTTTCAACAGAGGAATTCACCTACTCAGAGTGGACCACAGCCGAGGGCTGGAACTGGAGGAAGTGGCAGCATTCTGA
- the Wdr31 gene encoding WD repeat-containing protein 31 isoform X1 yields MLILRCHLKHTPLPRASCGLCAIMGKLQSKLKHSSYKYSRPDGIMEERIQTKSSQEYSPAHVDAVSAVAALNSDLCVSGGKDKTVVAYNWKTGNVVKRFKGHEREITKVACSPGSGQFFSASRDRRVLMWDLHEASQPRQQLCGHALAVTGVAVSPDASQLCTGSRDNALLLWDVGTGRCVERASVSRNLVTHLCWVPNEPYILQSSEDKTIRLWDSRGLQVAHMFPTKQHIQTYCEVSMDGHKCISCSNGFGGEGCEATLWDLRQTRNRIREYKGHFQTVASCVFLPRTLALVPAIATSSHDSKVKIWNQDTGACLFTLSLDGSGPLTSLAVGDPVSLLCASFNRGIHLLRVDHSRGLELEEVAAF; encoded by the exons ATGCTGATACTCAGATGCCACCTGAAACACACTCCTCTTCCTCGGGCTTCGTGTGGGCTCTGTGCCATAATGGGGAAACTGCAGAGCAAACTCAAACACAGCAGTTACAAATACAG CAGGCCTGATGGAATCATGGAAGAGAGAATTCAAACTAAATCTTCTCAAGAGTATAGTCCTGCTCATGTAGATGCTGTCTCTGCCGTTGCTGCTCTGAACTCAGACCTTTGTGTCTCTGGAGGAAAAGATAAG ACAGTCGTGGCCTATAATTGGAAAACTGGAAACGTGGTGAAAAGGTTCAAAGGACATGAACGTGAAATCACCAAG GTGGCCTGCAGCCCCGGGTCGGGCCAGTTCTTCAGCGCCTCTCGGGACAGGCGGGTCCTGATGTGGGACTTGCACGAGGCCTCACAGCCCAGGCAGCAGCTGTGCGGCCACGCTCTGGCGGTCACCGGCGTGGCGGTGAGTCCAG ACGCGTCACAGCTGTGCACTGGCTCTCGGGACAACGCCCTGCTTCTGTGGGACGTGGGGACCGGACGGTGTGTGGAGAGAGCCTCGGTCTCCAGGAACCTG GTAACTCACCTGTGCTGGGTCCCCAACGAACCATATATCCTGCAGTCCTCTGAAGATAAAACCATCAG acTATGGGACAGTCGGGGGCTGCAGGTGGCTCACATGTTTCCCACAAAGCAACACATTCAGACCTACTGCGAGGTCAGCATGGATGGTCACAAGTGCATCTCCTGCAGCAACGGTTTTGGAGGCGAAGGCTGTGAAGCCACA TTGTGGGACCTAAGGCAGACAAGAAACAGAATTCGTGAGTATAAGGGGCATTTCCAGACAGTTGCATCCTGTGTTTTTCTACCAAGAACATTGGCCTTGGTGCCTGCGATTGCTACCTCATCACATGATTCCAAGGTGAAGATATGGAACCAAGATACTGGAG CCTGCCTTTTCACCTTGTCTCTGGATGGATCTGGACCCTTAACTTCCCTGGCTGTTGGTGATCCCGTCTCCTTATTATGTGCAAGTTTCAACAGAGGAATTCACCTACTCAGAGTGGACCACAGCCGAGGGCTGGAACTGGAGGAAGTGGCAGCATTCTGA